In Oreochromis aureus strain Israel breed Guangdong linkage group 15, ZZ_aureus, whole genome shotgun sequence, a single genomic region encodes these proteins:
- the gpr176 gene encoding G-protein coupled receptor 176 gives MDSAGSRAAMVGDGAVNFTAAHLWLDLLNASSPSTRWDSSPPAEGTGLDERQRLVREQAYRDFTTTVQVFILLGSLIGNATVLWCTCCTNIFKTVTNRFIKNLAWSGICAGLVCIPFDVALGANPRCCLWLHTLVLCKALKFLHKLFCSVTILSFSAIALDRYYSVLYPLERKISDARSRDLVIYIWVHATVVSLPVFAVTNVTDVYVTSSCSNDPARSLSHMVYVLIYNITTVILPLALVFLFMLLIRRALSASQKKKVIIAALRTPQNSISIPYVSQREAELHVTLLAVVLAFSACSAPYGALVFYRTILADAKELPVSLYLTALWLPKVSLLTNPLLFLTVNRSARHSCLDLLARIHRRYSRRNVVSTGGLASLGPDGVIGEPVGLETAGRSGSQLLEMFNIGQQQIFRPSEEEEEEDVEHDVEIPSQGSGEGSGPKDDQKGGSRMGSLRGEVITKKDSLQGTGGGLVITKEVPPSIIAPRASPVHTCAYASSSQVAPATPTEAEDSPQFGFGPFELPPQWLPETRNSKKRLLPPLGNTPEELIQTKVPKQKPERRISRNNKVSTIPTVDP, from the exons ATGGATAGTGCAGGGAGCCGGGCAGCGATGGTGGGGGACGGTGCAGTCAATTTCACAGCAGCCCACCTCTGGCTGGATCTACTGAACGCCTCGAGCCCATCGACCCGGTGGGACAGCAGCCCGCCTGCCGAGGGCACCGGGCTGGACGAGCGGCAGCGACTCGTGCGAGAGCAAGCCTACCGGGACTTCACCACTACCGTTCAGGTTTTCATCCTCCTAGGTTCGCTGATCG GTAATGCCACTGTGTTGTGGTGCACCTGCTGCACAAACATCTTTAAAACAGTGACCAATCGATTCATCAAGAACCTGGCATGGTCTGGTATCTGCGCCGGCCTGGTGTGCATCCCCTTTGATGTGGCACTCGGAGCCAATCCTCGGTGCTGCTTGTGGCTTCACACGCTGGTGCTCTGCAAAGCTCTCAAGTTCCTCCACAAACTCTTCTGCTCTGTCACCATTCTCAGCTTCAGCGCCATTGCATTGGAcag aTACTACTCAGTGTTGTACCCACTGGAGAGGAAAATCTCAGACGCAAGATCTCGAGATCTGGTCATCTATATCTGGGTCCATGCAACTGTGGTCAGCCTCCCCGTGTTTGCTGTGACCAATGTGACCGATGTGTACGTGACCTCATCCTGCTCAAATGACCCCGCCCGCTCGCTGAGTCACATGGTGTACGTGTTGATCTACAACATCACCACAGTGATCCTCCCCCTGGCTCTGGTCTTCCTTTTCATGCTTCTGATCCGCAGAGCACTAAGTGCCAGCCAGAAGAAGAAGGTGATCATCGCAGCCCTGCGAACTCCCCAGAACAGCATCTCTATCCCATACGTGTCCCAGAGGGAAGCCGAACTTCATGTAACTCTTCTGGCTGTGGTACTGGCTTTCTCAGCTTGCAGCGCGCCCTATGGGGCCTTAGTATTTTACCGCACTATTTTGGCAGACGCTAAAGAACTGCCTGTCTCACTGTATCTCACAGCCCTCTGGCTTCCTAAGGTATCCTTGCTCACCAACCCACTTTTGTTTCTGACTGTTAACCGCTCAGCGCGTCACAGCTGTCTGGACCTGCTGGCCAGGATTCACAGACGTTACAGCCGCCGTAACGTGGTTAGCACTGGAGGTCTGGCTTCTTTAGGACCAGATGGCGTGATTGGGGAGCCAGTAGGACTGGAGACTGCTGGTCGATCTGGAAGCCAGCTTCTAGAGATGTTTAACATTGGCCAACAGCAGATCTTCAGACCGtctgaagaagaagaggaggaggatgtggAGCATGATGTGGAGATCCCATCTCAAGGATCAGGAGAAGGCTCAGGGCCCAAAGATGACCAGAAAGGTGGGTCAAGAATGGGAAGCCTCAGGGGTGAAGTGATTACCAAAAAGGACTCTCTGCAGGGCACAGGAGGAGGGCTGGTTATCACCAAGGAGGTACCTCCTTCAATTATAGCACCCCGGGCCTCTCCAGTCCATACATGCGCTTATGCCTCTTCATCACAAGTGGCACCTGCTACACCTACAGAAGCAGAGGACTCCCCACAGTTTGGTTTTGGACCTTTTGAGCTGCCACCTCAGTGGTTACCTGAGACCAGGAATAGCAAGAAAAGGCTACTGCCGCCGCTGGGTAACACGCCTGAGGAGCTGATCCAGACCAAAGTGCCAAAGCAGAAGCCAGAACGCAGGATCAGCAGGAACAACAAGGTCAGCACAATTCCCACCGTGGATCCATGA
- the LOC116325278 gene encoding acyl-coenzyme A thioesterase 1-like: protein MAQSQIRLKILPSVRSFFDKMVRVKVEGLTPHKPVELRSKLVDDKGVIFKASALYKADESGQVDVFRTPSLGGSYTGVEPMGLFWALAPDAPHTKLMKKDVLSPTRVTLEALNGETGEVLASESNERGYVIEGMKRIPLQEGRIRGVLFIPPGNGPFPGIVDMYTFGGGLTEPRASLLASKGFVVLALAYLRYQDLPKNPKNLDLEYFEEAVTYLRKRPEVKGPGIGVISISHSGTLALSMSSFLSGISATVCINACNANTVLPLHYKDIVFPPLPPVLENVKFTDSGLVDIRDALPDPTEGKNRASLIPIERATCHFLFAASEDDHNWNSMFFASQAAEILKKHGKKSYEVVTYPKAGHFLDVPYMPYCSSGFHPAVGHVVVFGGEPKAHSEAQLDLWERVQEFFKTHLGNKST, encoded by the exons ATGGCGCAATCACAGATCCGCTTGAAAATTCTCCCCAGTGTTCGCAGCTTCTTTGACAAGATGGTGCGAGTAAAAGTAGAGGGACTCACTCCTCACAAACCAGTGGAGCTGAGGTCCAAACTGGTTGATGACAAAGGTGTCATTTTCAAAGCCTCTGCCCTGTACAAAGCAGATGAAAGTGGTCAGGTGGATGTCTTCCGCACACCCTCTCTGGGTGGCAGTTACACCGGCGTGGAGCCCATGGGTTTGTTTTGGGCCCTGGCACCAGACGCACCACACACTAAACTCATGAAGAAGGATGTGCTCAGCCCAACACGCGTGACCCTGGAGGCTCTTAATGGAGAGACTGGCGAGGTTTTAGCATCTGAATCTAATGAGAGAGGATACGTGATTGAGGGGATGAAGAGAATACCTTTACAAGAGGGCAGAATACGAGGTGTCCTCTTCATACCACCAG GAAATGGCCCATTCCCAGGAATTGTAGATATGTACACTTTTGGTGGAGGTCTTACTGAACCCAGAGCCAGCCTCTTGGCAAGTAAAGGCTTTGTTGTTCTGGCACTGGCTTATTTGCGTTACCAGGATCTCccaaaaaaccctaaaaacctGGATTTGGAATATTTTGAGGAGGCGGTCACATATCTGAGGAAGCGGCCAGAG GTGAAAGGTCCTGGGATTGGCGTCATATCGATCTCTCATAGTGGTACTTTGGCTTTGAGCATGTCATCTTTTCTCTCTGGGATCTCAGCGACTGTCTGTATTAATGCCTGTAATGCAAACACTGTGCTTCCTTTACACTACAAAGACATTGTATTCCCGCCACTGCCCCCTGTCTTGgagaatgtgaaattcacagactCTGGGCTTGTAGATATACGTGACGCCTTACCAGACCCCACCGAGGGCAAGAACAGGGCGTCTTTGATTCCAATTGAACGAGCTACCTGCCATTTCCTGTTTGCTGCTTCTGAAGATGACCACAACTGGAACAGCATGTTTTTTGCCAGTCAGGCTGCTGAAATTTTGAAAAAGCATGGCAAAAAATCCTACGAGGTTGTTACTTATCCAAAAGCTGGTCACTTTCTGGATGTGCCGTACATGCCTTATTGTTCATCTGGGTTTCATCCAGCTGTAGGGCATGTTGTGGTGTTTGGTGGGGAGCCAAAAGCCCACTCTGAGGCCCAGCTGGACCTGTGGGAAAGAGTCCAGGAGTTCTTCAAGACCCACTTGGGCAACAAGAGCACTTGA